The following proteins are co-located in the Desulfurococcus amylolyticus Z-533 genome:
- a CDS encoding DNA topoisomerase VI subunit B, with amino-acid sequence MGETPVEKYRAISPAEFFYKYREIAGFSNPARAIYQTVRELVENALDATDAHGIMPDIKISIRKVDEIQEFYRITVEDNGIGIPPDVVPDAFGRVLFSSKYVLRQTRGMYGLGVKMAVLYGQMTTGRPVEVITSKPGFKRIYYFKLRIDVNRNEPVIIERGSWRKNREWHGTIVSITIEGDWGRAKPKIKEYLFKTAIVTPYANIVALTPDDEIIYYPRIIDKIPRPPLEVKPHPHGVDLELLKQIISSHNYTSVEELLIKGFQSIGEATAKSILQQAGIDPGKPVSELSDNELLSLVNTLKSMKDIRAPSIKAISPLGSDVIIAGLKRVFQPEFVYAVSRRPQAYQGHPFIVEAGIAYGGKTPMSDDDKPIILRYANKIPLLYDEGSDVTTMVVKEDISWDHYMVSFPAPIAILVHVCSTKIPFKGVGKESIADIPEVRKEIKLVLMDVLRELKKYLSKKAKEEELKRRAEHLTKYIPEVARGLSVIVANGSKDFEVKLVQKLVSIISRRTGMPVSEIQQVLESIRIGA; translated from the coding sequence ATGGGTGAGACCCCGGTAGAGAAATACAGGGCTATTAGTCCGGCCGAGTTCTTCTACAAGTACCGTGAGATAGCTGGATTCTCCAATCCAGCTAGAGCTATTTATCAGACTGTCAGAGAGCTAGTTGAGAACGCCCTCGACGCCACGGATGCGCACGGTATAATGCCTGATATAAAAATCTCTATTAGGAAGGTGGATGAGATACAAGAATTCTATAGGATCACTGTTGAAGACAACGGTATAGGAATACCTCCAGACGTAGTTCCAGATGCCTTCGGCAGGGTGTTATTCAGTAGTAAATATGTGTTAAGGCAGACACGTGGAATGTATGGTCTTGGAGTGAAGATGGCTGTCCTCTATGGGCAGATGACCACTGGGAGACCTGTAGAGGTGATCACCAGTAAACCGGGTTTTAAGAGGATATACTACTTCAAGCTCAGGATAGATGTTAATAGGAATGAGCCAGTGATAATTGAAAGGGGCTCCTGGAGGAAGAACAGGGAGTGGCATGGAACCATAGTATCTATAACCATAGAGGGGGATTGGGGTAGAGCGAAGCCAAAGATTAAGGAATACTTGTTTAAGACGGCTATAGTGACTCCCTATGCCAACATAGTGGCGTTGACCCCTGATGATGAGATAATATACTATCCGAGGATAATAGATAAAATACCCAGGCCACCTCTCGAGGTCAAGCCGCATCCCCACGGCGTAGACCTCGAGCTCTTGAAGCAGATTATTTCGAGCCATAACTACACTAGTGTTGAGGAACTACTCATCAAGGGATTCCAGAGCATTGGGGAGGCAACAGCTAAAAGCATCCTGCAGCAGGCCGGGATAGACCCTGGTAAACCCGTCTCAGAGCTCTCGGATAACGAGTTGCTATCGCTGGTTAACACGCTTAAGTCCATGAAGGATATCAGGGCTCCCTCGATAAAGGCTATTTCACCTCTTGGAAGCGATGTAATTATAGCTGGCTTGAAACGCGTATTCCAACCCGAGTTCGTCTATGCTGTCTCAAGACGTCCACAGGCATATCAGGGACACCCCTTCATTGTCGAGGCCGGTATAGCCTATGGCGGTAAGACGCCGATGAGCGATGATGATAAGCCAATAATACTTAGATACGCGAATAAGATTCCATTGCTCTATGATGAGGGAAGCGATGTCACAACGATGGTTGTCAAGGAGGATATAAGTTGGGACCACTACATGGTCAGCTTCCCAGCCCCCATAGCAATACTTGTACATGTGTGCAGTACAAAAATACCCTTCAAGGGTGTTGGGAAGGAGAGCATAGCAGATATCCCCGAGGTTAGGAAGGAGATAAAGCTAGTACTCATGGACGTGCTCAGAGAGCTTAAGAAGTATCTTTCAAAGAAGGCTAAAGAAGAGGAGTTGAAGAGGAGGGCCGAGCATCTGACAAAGTATATCCCGGAGGTGGCTAGAGGGCTCTCGGTGATAGTGGCGAATGGTAGTAAGGACTTCGAGGTGAAGCTGGTTCAAAAGCTGGTCTCAATAATATCTAGGCGTACAGGTATGCCTGTATCCGAGATACAGCAGGTACTTGAATCAATTAGAATAGGGGCTTAG
- a CDS encoding HIT family protein, whose amino-acid sequence MRILWNPWRYEYIKRFNSGEKEIGECLFCRLKSMNDNEALIIYRGVYSFIVLNAYPYNSGHVMIAPYDHIGSLEDLQDEALLEMVKLVKLSMKIIRKAFNPDGFNIGVNIGRVAGAGVPGHVHIHVVPRWVGDTNFMGVIAGVKTLPISLQETYSILRKTLNEIQGA is encoded by the coding sequence ATGAGGATCCTCTGGAATCCATGGAGGTACGAGTATATTAAACGGTTCAACAGTGGGGAGAAGGAGATTGGCGAATGCCTTTTCTGCCGGTTGAAGTCCATGAACGATAACGAAGCACTCATAATCTATAGAGGCGTATACTCATTCATAGTATTGAATGCGTACCCCTATAACTCCGGCCATGTCATGATCGCCCCATATGACCACATAGGAAGCCTCGAAGATCTCCAAGATGAAGCCTTACTAGAGATGGTTAAACTAGTTAAGCTATCAATGAAGATTATCAGGAAGGCATTCAACCCGGATGGCTTCAATATTGGAGTCAATATCGGCAGGGTTGCCGGGGCCGGGGTGCCTGGACACGTACACATACACGTAGTACCCCGCTGGGTCGGTGATACAAATTTCATGGGTGTAATAGCCGGGGTCAAGACCCTTCCCATAAGTCTCCAAGAAACATACTCTATACTCAGGAAAACCCTTAATGAGATCCAGGGGGCTTGA
- a CDS encoding DUF2208 domain-containing protein, with amino-acid sequence MPFSRKTMIVMQAVSILLFALVSAAIPKYAFIIFLLYFLVFMFLAIRATKRTMKIPPRNELGSPLFKELNALQVMLSDKIFQAEMSRQMKPMFINLGLVFLLFILLPVYNNYIWPFISGVLGLTGESVLVNFIRFLGLYLFFLGVMQGMRYMLIRGQSSTPPVIPARVFAVYKKGVVLDERQFVKFTEDICFRVDHDRKFVELVNTRGNTVLTRLYTLEVGKLTEKLREAGVNECKQ; translated from the coding sequence ATGCCGTTTTCAAGGAAGACAATGATAGTGATGCAGGCGGTCTCCATATTATTGTTTGCACTAGTCTCAGCCGCTATTCCGAAGTATGCTTTCATAATATTCCTATTATACTTCTTAGTGTTCATGTTTCTCGCTATTAGGGCTACTAAGAGAACCATGAAGATCCCTCCAAGAAATGAATTAGGTTCGCCATTATTCAAGGAGCTCAATGCTCTCCAAGTAATGTTATCCGATAAAATATTTCAGGCTGAGATGAGTAGGCAGATGAAGCCTATGTTTATAAACCTTGGGCTAGTGTTCCTCTTATTCATCCTGCTCCCGGTATATAACAACTACATATGGCCCTTCATTAGCGGGGTCTTAGGGTTGACCGGCGAGTCTGTCCTAGTAAACTTCATACGGTTTCTAGGGCTATACCTATTCTTCCTGGGTGTTATGCAGGGCATGAGATACATGCTTATACGTGGGCAGTCTTCAACGCCGCCGGTTATCCCTGCTAGGGTGTTCGCAGTGTATAAGAAAGGCGTTGTATTGGATGAAAGACAATTTGTAAAGTTCACGGAGGATATATGCTTCAGAGTCGACCACGATAGGAAATTCGTAGAACTCGTGAACACTAGGGGTAACACTGTTTTAACCAGGCTATACACTCTTGAGGTTGGAAAGCTCACCGAGAAACTAAGGGAGGCAGGTGTAAATGAGTGTAAACAATAG
- a CDS encoding DUF72 domain-containing protein has translation MSRKRYVKEFNVVELQNTFYNLPSREWCRMLHESLPQGFEITIKAWQAVTHPSTSPTWRRMRSKPRGELLNYGYLKYTRENIDALTEIVERARILGAGIIVFQTPSSMPCDKESLENVGRFFKEAINIAGEDVKLGWEPRGECSRRREVLELIKENGLIHVVDPFKAMPVSLPGGVAYFRLHGIGGEVNYRYRYSDGDLMGLYKLITKLNPRVAYVMFNNIYMFEDALRFKKLVESMKT, from the coding sequence GTGTCAAGAAAAAGATACGTTAAGGAATTCAACGTGGTTGAACTCCAGAATACTTTTTATAACCTTCCATCTAGGGAATGGTGTAGAATGCTCCATGAATCCCTTCCACAGGGCTTCGAGATAACTATTAAGGCGTGGCAGGCTGTAACACACCCATCGACCTCGCCGACATGGAGGAGAATGAGGAGTAAGCCTAGAGGAGAGCTCTTGAACTACGGGTACCTGAAATATACCAGGGAGAATATTGATGCCCTAACAGAGATCGTTGAAAGGGCTAGAATACTTGGAGCTGGAATAATAGTTTTTCAGACACCCTCGAGCATGCCTTGCGACAAGGAGAGCCTTGAAAACGTTGGTCGCTTCTTTAAAGAGGCTATTAATATTGCCGGCGAGGATGTGAAGCTTGGATGGGAACCCAGGGGAGAATGCAGTAGGCGAAGAGAGGTTTTAGAGTTGATCAAGGAGAATGGGTTAATACACGTTGTAGACCCGTTCAAAGCAATGCCGGTAAGCCTGCCTGGTGGAGTAGCATATTTCAGGCTCCACGGGATCGGGGGAGAAGTTAACTACAGGTATAGGTATAGTGATGGAGACCTCATGGGGCTCTATAAGTTGATTACTAAGCTGAATCCACGCGTAGCATATGTTATGTTCAACAATATATACATGTTCGAGGATGCTTTAAGGTTCAAGAAACTCGTTGAATCAATGAAAACGTGA
- a CDS encoding ACT domain-containing protein encodes MPAMIEETVKVDSKGRITIPIAVRELFDIREGMYMLIIADKESREIKLVPLPVAARLAKLKLLVEDRTGVLAELTRFIASHNVDIVSTKCVVLKREELGECEMIIDISKTGWSDPSIIIENLKKLEPVKNVELAQLNI; translated from the coding sequence ATGCCGGCCATGATAGAGGAGACAGTTAAAGTAGACTCAAAGGGCAGGATAACCATACCAATAGCTGTGAGAGAGCTCTTTGATATAAGGGAGGGAATGTACATGTTGATCATAGCTGATAAGGAATCAAGGGAGATAAAACTGGTTCCACTGCCTGTGGCAGCCAGGCTAGCTAAGCTAAAACTACTCGTCGAGGATAGGACGGGCGTCCTTGCTGAGTTAACCAGGTTTATTGCAAGCCATAACGTTGACATAGTGTCAACTAAGTGTGTCGTGTTGAAGCGCGAGGAGCTTGGGGAATGCGAGATGATTATTGATATAAGTAAAACTGGTTGGAGCGATCCATCTATAATAATAGAGAACCTTAAGAAGCTAGAGCCGGTTAAAAACGTTGAGTTAGCACAGCTAAACATTTAA
- a CDS encoding phosphoribosyltransferase family protein, with product MIRIKGSRVLVVKRPSESEVRAFAEKLMAAHSKSKADRTKMRLMASEVLRLLKPNLSYKDLYEITGIPESVLCRYVRGSIIPGFEQAAFILSKISLSIDLSYLLRDLVEKEKSPIIDLLRVLKDPYVARLLSIILILELTGKEVTKIIATAEAVLPLATMLSLEFNAPIVLVKRKSYPGVQYYSTSFMKSPKDIETLYLDRDLLSRKDKLLILSDVVYSGRTLEAVLELVSKSRAEITDVIVVLGLGEIWRERLEEYNIKVLTVIPFTM from the coding sequence ATGATTAGGATTAAAGGTAGCAGGGTGCTAGTTGTAAAGCGCCCCAGCGAATCCGAAGTGAGGGCTTTCGCTGAAAAGCTGATGGCAGCTCACTCGAAGAGTAAGGCCGATAGAACCAAGATGAGGCTTATGGCTAGTGAAGTACTTAGATTGCTCAAGCCTAATTTATCTTACAAGGATCTATACGAGATAACCGGTATCCCTGAGTCCGTGCTCTGCAGGTATGTGAGGGGCTCTATAATCCCTGGCTTCGAGCAGGCAGCCTTCATACTCTCAAAGATATCTCTCTCAATAGACTTAAGCTACCTGCTCAGAGACCTAGTGGAGAAAGAGAAGAGCCCTATAATAGACTTGCTAAGAGTCCTTAAAGACCCCTATGTGGCTAGATTGCTTTCCATAATATTGATCCTGGAGTTAACAGGTAAAGAAGTCACAAAGATCATAGCTACAGCCGAAGCAGTGCTCCCACTAGCCACAATGCTTTCACTAGAGTTCAATGCACCAATAGTTCTAGTCAAGAGGAAGAGTTATCCGGGTGTTCAATACTATAGTACTTCATTTATGAAGAGCCCGAAAGATATAGAGACCCTCTATCTTGACAGGGATTTACTGAGTAGAAAGGATAAGCTATTGATATTATCCGACGTAGTGTACTCTGGTAGAACATTGGAGGCGGTATTGGAGCTGGTCTCCAAGTCGAGGGCTGAGATCACTGATGTAATAGTAGTACTTGGCTTAGGCGAGATTTGGAGGGAACGCCTAGAGGAGTATAATATAAAGGTACTTACGGTGATCCCGTTTACCATGTAA
- a CDS encoding DEAD/DEAH box helicase, which translates to MVYFKVKRWLEEDEFRELLKISDYIGYRDGYRLFSLNPEKALRNNYGVEDVLNLLRDFNAELEGPLEDLKKAFDEYSPLIEWDNVRGYVILHVPKTIYPRLKHILSLVEAKRSSETPSTLVFKILPLNSDLLGKSLRRLGIPVKDPLGILASKSLQVKPELRNIALRDYQREALSKWIENNYRGIIALPTGSGKTLIGVAAIIEKAVRSLIIVYTKEQMVQWRKAILEYTSIPQSMIGLIYSEEKKIAPITITTYQSGFRQINEISPFFDLLIVDEVHHLPADKFKHIAVHSIAGYRMGLSATPFREDGRHEELFPLLGGVIYYKTPQDLVAMGYLARYRVETIKVKLSSEERKLYDELRRKYYSLVNGKEFKQVLEEARTNEKAREALRVHSQMRSILARARAKIEKAVEIARRELENGSKVIIFTQYVDQAREISERLNAYLLTGEVPTSERKHILEEFKGSEKGILVVTTVGDEGLDIPDANVGIIVSGTGSRRQFIQRLGRLLRPKPGGKEAILYEIVLEKTSEEFQARRRKTTGLDELFDAKDYE; encoded by the coding sequence TTGGTTTACTTTAAGGTAAAGAGGTGGCTTGAAGAAGACGAGTTTAGAGAGCTACTCAAGATCTCCGATTACATCGGGTATAGGGATGGATACCGCTTGTTCTCACTGAACCCCGAGAAGGCGTTAAGGAATAACTATGGCGTTGAAGACGTGTTAAACCTCCTCAGGGATTTCAACGCCGAACTCGAAGGCCCACTAGAGGATCTAAAGAAGGCTTTCGACGAGTACTCGCCCCTAATCGAGTGGGATAATGTCAGGGGATATGTAATTCTACATGTACCTAAGACCATATACCCTAGGTTAAAACACATCCTCTCCCTAGTAGAGGCTAAACGGAGCTCTGAAACTCCGTCAACCCTGGTCTTCAAGATACTCCCGTTGAACTCTGATTTACTAGGGAAGAGCCTTAGGAGGCTTGGCATCCCCGTTAAAGACCCCTTAGGGATACTTGCATCTAAAAGTCTCCAAGTCAAGCCAGAACTGAGGAATATAGCCTTGAGGGATTACCAGAGGGAGGCTCTGAGTAAATGGATTGAGAACAATTACCGCGGGATCATCGCCCTGCCCACGGGCTCGGGTAAAACATTAATCGGTGTTGCCGCAATAATTGAAAAGGCTGTCCGTAGTCTTATAATAGTATACACTAAGGAGCAGATGGTGCAGTGGAGGAAAGCTATACTAGAGTACACTAGTATACCACAGTCAATGATAGGCTTGATCTATAGCGAGGAAAAGAAGATCGCGCCGATAACCATAACAACTTATCAAAGCGGCTTTCGCCAGATAAACGAGATCTCGCCATTCTTCGATTTATTAATAGTCGATGAAGTACACCACCTCCCAGCAGACAAGTTCAAGCATATAGCCGTGCATAGTATAGCTGGGTACCGTATGGGGTTATCGGCAACACCGTTTAGGGAGGATGGGAGACACGAAGAGTTGTTCCCATTACTCGGGGGTGTTATATACTATAAGACACCCCAGGACCTAGTGGCAATGGGTTACCTCGCACGCTACAGAGTGGAGACTATTAAGGTTAAGCTGAGTAGTGAAGAACGAAAACTATATGATGAACTAAGGAGGAAGTACTATAGTCTCGTGAATGGAAAGGAGTTTAAACAGGTCCTAGAGGAGGCGCGAACCAATGAAAAAGCCAGGGAAGCCCTCAGGGTACATAGCCAGATGAGGAGTATACTTGCAAGGGCTAGGGCTAAGATAGAGAAAGCTGTGGAGATAGCTAGAAGGGAGCTGGAGAACGGGAGCAAGGTCATAATTTTCACTCAGTATGTGGATCAAGCCAGGGAAATAAGCGAGAGGCTTAACGCATACTTATTAACTGGTGAGGTACCCACCAGCGAGAGGAAGCACATACTAGAGGAGTTCAAGGGATCTGAGAAGGGTATACTAGTAGTTACAACCGTAGGTGATGAAGGACTAGATATACCTGATGCCAACGTAGGTATAATAGTCTCCGGCACCGGTTCGAGACGCCAGTTTATACAGAGGCTTGGGAGGCTGCTAAGGCCTAAGCCGGGTGGGAAGGAGGCCATCCTGTACGAGATAGTACTTGAGAAGACCAGTGAGGAGTTCCAGGCTAGAAGAAGGAAGACCACGGGTCTCGACGAGTTATTCGACGCCAAGGACTATGAGTGA
- the albA gene encoding DNA-binding protein Alba → MAQPQSANTVLVGKKPVMNYVIAVLTLVHQGVREIYIKARGRAISKAVDTVEIVKNRFLPGKVDVEEIKIGSQTVTNPQGRESRVSIIEIKIKVKE, encoded by the coding sequence ATGGCACAACCACAAAGTGCAAACACCGTGCTAGTAGGTAAGAAGCCTGTAATGAACTATGTTATTGCAGTATTAACTCTGGTGCACCAGGGTGTAAGAGAGATATATATCAAGGCTCGTGGAAGAGCCATCAGCAAGGCGGTTGACACCGTAGAGATAGTGAAGAACAGGTTCCTACCAGGCAAGGTCGATGTAGAAGAGATAAAGATTGGCAGCCAGACAGTGACCAACCCGCAGGGAAGAGAATCCAGGGTCAGTATCATTGAGATAAAGATAAAGGTAAAGGAGTAA
- the rgy gene encoding reverse gyrase, with amino-acid sequence MPGAFNPLYKGFCPVCGGDILSSEVELRGFCSRCANSGLTSILRDITSSGLGDFEEFFRRASNGLSVWGAQKIWAKRLVSGENTVLIAPTGMGKTTLLIIYSLYAARRGKRVVYITPTRTLLTQIHRRLVEAAERTGINGVNLIAYDSSMSKKKREEVLSRIEKGEYSILVATNGFLSRKSELLSRSRPDIVIADDVDSVVRSEKNVLRLLRILGYSDEVIELAKKRISLLWRLMVNKAFNNNDKYAELVKEYIEVDSLIEKTLSSTRHAQFIVASATGRMKGLMGRILKELLHVDISGVTIYGRDVTDAYMLIKPGELHGELARIIEKLGPGGIIYIAPHHPFKNMLKEELDKAVNILADKGFRIGDATPGNVARLIKGELDILTGSASYYGSSVRGIDAPEAIRYVVFIGSPVFATSLESLLANPGMMIRVLLELVDSNDARNRVLELRRLLYTLTPGEVRLVKLALTGKILEEALQASEKLYSKYQVIKQYYRETLERTRSILDEKGIMDIGTLTLVRAGGDYYALIPDVMTYIQASGRTSRLYGSRMTHGLSIVFEYRALYNTVKGLEARLKGLNKELVFIDLASVDLDSEIKAIESSRRNNDSSPGMSYRSILVVVESPTKAKTIARFFGKPVARKLGDVTVYEIPVKIGGEIIHLNIVPTRGHIFDLTTGEEGYYGVVIADNRVTPVYEYIKKCRLCGTQFTTGDHCPRCGSRLFSDSRTIVAALRKIAGEVDEVYIATDPDIEGEKIAYDVYLAVKYYNEKVWRIELHEITLQEFLKAINNKRGINQRLVEGEIYRRVLDRLVGFKLSQELQGIYGLRFLGAGRVQTPTLGLVIDRYEEYMRNKCKKIRFKLGSPLNIIYSVFMGKNSEVIRELKTAKMLKLVRVGREIVTITPKPPYTTDELLSDAAKLNLHTGIVMSIAQQLFEAGLITYHRTDSHYVSNTGIGIAMKYIEGKKLEDYARPSHWGSPGTHEAIRPVYPYDLDDLLKAVSEGVINTVIPLTGMHLKLYDLIFKRFISSQLKPFKAVKSIYAVYFDEFKLGEIELLTNIVEEGFNVFEKTRVYKELDAVESIEVPVEEISVVDSSKSPLFTEGELVSLMKKLGLGRPSTYSKIIESIKRHGYVFVSKKRLKLIPSKRGIEVYGYLRDRYPELVSIEATRRLEESIDKIINGEVDALVYLTDIGSKLNMFHSINMVNRGDFASTSS; translated from the coding sequence TTGCCTGGTGCCTTTAACCCTTTATATAAGGGTTTCTGCCCAGTATGTGGCGGAGATATCTTGTCAAGCGAAGTAGAGTTACGTGGTTTCTGTAGCAGGTGTGCTAATAGTGGTTTAACGAGTATACTCAGGGATATTACATCAAGTGGACTGGGCGATTTCGAGGAGTTCTTCAGGAGGGCTAGTAACGGGCTTAGTGTATGGGGGGCTCAGAAGATCTGGGCTAAGAGGCTTGTCTCCGGGGAGAACACTGTGTTGATCGCGCCAACTGGTATGGGTAAGACAACACTACTGATCATTTACTCGCTTTACGCGGCTAGGAGAGGTAAGAGAGTTGTCTATATAACACCAACGAGAACCCTCTTAACCCAGATCCATCGTAGACTAGTGGAGGCAGCTGAAAGGACCGGGATTAATGGGGTCAACTTGATCGCTTATGATTCATCCATGAGTAAGAAGAAAAGGGAGGAGGTATTATCTAGGATTGAAAAAGGAGAGTATAGCATACTCGTCGCAACAAACGGCTTCCTATCGAGGAAGTCCGAGCTGCTTTCAAGGAGTAGACCAGATATAGTGATAGCTGACGATGTTGACAGCGTAGTGAGGAGTGAGAAGAATGTACTGAGGCTACTGAGGATACTGGGCTATAGTGATGAAGTCATCGAGCTGGCTAAGAAGAGGATTAGCCTTCTCTGGAGGCTAATGGTTAACAAGGCCTTCAACAACAACGATAAGTACGCTGAATTAGTAAAGGAGTACATAGAGGTGGACTCGCTCATCGAGAAAACACTCTCTAGTACACGCCACGCGCAATTCATCGTTGCATCAGCCACCGGCCGTATGAAAGGCTTAATGGGCAGGATCCTTAAGGAGCTACTCCATGTTGATATATCAGGCGTGACCATCTACGGGAGAGACGTCACCGATGCATACATGCTGATTAAACCAGGCGAGCTACATGGGGAGCTGGCCAGGATCATTGAGAAACTGGGTCCAGGAGGAATAATATATATAGCGCCACACCACCCGTTTAAGAACATGCTCAAGGAGGAATTAGATAAGGCTGTGAACATTCTAGCAGATAAAGGATTCAGAATAGGGGATGCAACACCGGGTAATGTAGCAAGGCTGATCAAGGGGGAGCTCGACATACTAACCGGTTCGGCAAGCTATTATGGGTCAAGCGTTAGAGGCATCGATGCCCCGGAGGCTATAAGGTATGTTGTATTCATCGGATCCCCGGTTTTCGCCACCAGCCTAGAGTCACTCCTAGCCAACCCAGGCATGATGATCCGTGTACTCCTTGAACTGGTTGACAGCAACGATGCCCGAAACAGAGTGTTAGAGTTAAGGAGGCTCCTCTACACGTTGACCCCTGGCGAGGTGAGACTTGTTAAGCTGGCCTTAACTGGTAAAATACTCGAGGAGGCCCTGCAGGCCAGTGAGAAGCTTTATTCAAAGTACCAGGTGATAAAGCAGTATTACAGGGAAACACTGGAGAGAACCAGGTCTATCCTGGATGAGAAGGGGATCATGGATATTGGTACCTTAACACTGGTGAGAGCTGGCGGCGACTACTACGCCTTAATACCAGATGTAATGACATATATACAGGCTAGCGGTAGAACAAGTAGGTTATATGGCTCCAGGATGACCCATGGGCTCTCAATAGTATTTGAGTACAGGGCCCTCTACAACACTGTAAAAGGCCTTGAAGCCAGGCTGAAGGGCTTGAACAAGGAGCTGGTGTTCATAGACCTAGCCAGTGTCGACCTAGACTCTGAGATCAAGGCGATCGAATCGAGCAGGAGGAATAATGATTCCTCCCCTGGGATGAGTTACAGGTCTATCCTAGTGGTAGTAGAGTCACCAACCAAGGCTAAGACGATAGCTAGATTCTTCGGCAAACCGGTTGCCAGGAAGCTCGGCGATGTAACCGTCTACGAGATCCCTGTTAAAATAGGCGGGGAAATAATTCACTTAAACATAGTACCAACCCGTGGACACATCTTCGATCTAACAACTGGCGAGGAGGGATACTATGGCGTTGTCATCGCTGATAACAGGGTTACACCGGTATACGAGTACATAAAGAAGTGTAGGTTATGCGGGACACAGTTCACTACAGGCGATCACTGTCCAAGATGCGGTAGCAGGTTATTCAGTGATTCAAGGACAATTGTAGCCGCTTTGAGAAAGATAGCCGGCGAGGTCGATGAGGTATATATAGCGACCGATCCCGATATTGAAGGTGAAAAGATAGCTTACGACGTCTACTTAGCCGTAAAGTATTATAATGAGAAAGTATGGAGGATAGAGCTACATGAGATAACACTACAGGAGTTCCTTAAAGCCATTAACAACAAGAGGGGTATTAATCAACGACTAGTCGAGGGCGAGATATACAGGAGAGTACTCGATAGGCTGGTTGGATTCAAGCTGAGCCAGGAGTTACAGGGTATATATGGATTAAGGTTCCTTGGTGCAGGCAGGGTTCAAACACCGACACTGGGGCTCGTGATAGATAGGTACGAGGAGTACATGAGAAACAAGTGTAAGAAGATACGGTTTAAGCTTGGCTCACCATTGAACATCATCTACAGTGTTTTCATGGGGAAGAATTCAGAGGTAATCAGGGAGTTGAAGACGGCCAAGATGCTTAAACTGGTTAGGGTAGGTAGGGAGATAGTTACTATAACGCCTAAACCACCGTATACAACAGACGAGCTCCTAAGCGACGCCGCCAAACTGAATCTACATACTGGTATAGTGATGAGTATCGCTCAGCAATTATTTGAAGCTGGACTAATAACCTACCACAGGACTGATAGTCACTATGTAAGTAATACAGGCATAGGCATCGCGATGAAGTATATCGAGGGGAAGAAGCTGGAGGACTACGCACGGCCAAGCCACTGGGGCTCGCCGGGCACGCATGAAGCAATAAGGCCTGTCTACCCCTACGATCTCGACGACTTGTTGAAGGCTGTATCTGAGGGAGTGATTAACACCGTGATACCTTTAACAGGGATGCACTTAAAGCTCTACGACCTAATATTCAAGCGGTTCATCTCAAGCCAGCTGAAGCCGTTTAAAGCCGTTAAATCTATTTACGCAGTATACTTCGACGAGTTTAAACTCGGCGAGATAGAGTTGCTAACCAACATAGTTGAGGAGGGCTTCAACGTCTTCGAGAAAACCAGAGTTTACAAGGAGCTGGATGCCGTGGAATCCATTGAAGTCCCCGTGGAAGAGATATCCGTGGTGGATTCAAGTAAATCGCCGCTCTTCACTGAGGGTGAATTAGTTTCATTGATGAAGAAACTAGGCCTTGGAAGGCCAAGCACCTACTCGAAGATAATTGAGAGCATTAAAAGGCATGGCTATGTATTCGTCTCGAAGAAGAGACTAAAGCTTATTCCATCTAAGAGAGGAATAGAGGTCTATGGGTATCTCAGGGATAGATACCCCGAACTAGTATCTATTGAGGCCACGCGAAGGCTCGAGGAATCAATAGATAAGATAATCAATGGTGAAGTAGATGCATTGGTTTACCTTACTGACATAGGGTCCAAGCTAAACATGTTTCATTCAATCAACATGGTTAATAGAGGCGACTTCGCTAGTACTTCCTCCTGA
- a CDS encoding DNA-binding protein has product MDSVRILNIGKKPLEDYIVEVILMFQEGSDKLVLKGVGPNISRAVDLYNMLVSRMGSSIELVNIGIGSEKVRGRIKPYIVIEIRRKY; this is encoded by the coding sequence GTGGATTCGGTGAGAATCCTGAATATTGGCAAAAAACCACTTGAGGATTACATTGTAGAGGTAATATTAATGTTCCAGGAGGGTAGCGACAAGCTCGTTTTAAAGGGCGTCGGCCCCAATATAAGTAGGGCTGTTGACCTATACAACATGCTTGTCTCCAGGATGGGGAGCAGTATCGAGCTCGTCAACATAGGGATCGGGAGTGAGAAGGTTCGCGGTAGGATTAAACCCTATATAGTTATCGAGATCAGGAGGAAGTACTAG